From the genome of Gilliamella sp. wkB7, one region includes:
- the galM gene encoding galactose-1-epimerase — protein MPIKQIIKLSNKQGMSIKLSNWGAIWLSCELPVAGQNREVLLGCKTFEQYAQQDAYLGATIGRYANRIANATIKVNKKSYSLTANQGVNQLHGGKLGFDKQLWHIQSQADKQVTFALISPDGDQGFPGELKIEVTYKLTDDNQVIISFNAITTKTTPVNLTNHAYFNLDGETSKDILNHTLQVNADFYLPVDRDGIPNSDLVSVSQNDMDLRIPRLISDKLLQSPERQITSGYDHAYLLDKSQPIAAYLLSADKKVKMNVTTTLPALQIYTGNFLQHTPNRLNGEYHNFAGIALEAQFLPDSPNHPDWPQPSCFLEPNQTYHHQICYQFMIDKL, from the coding sequence ATGCCTATAAAACAGATTATTAAACTTTCAAATAAACAGGGTATGAGCATTAAACTCTCAAACTGGGGAGCAATTTGGCTTTCATGTGAACTACCCGTTGCAGGACAAAATCGAGAAGTCTTACTTGGTTGTAAAACCTTTGAACAATATGCACAGCAAGATGCCTATCTAGGCGCGACCATTGGGCGATATGCTAACCGAATTGCAAACGCGACCATCAAGGTCAACAAAAAAAGCTACTCACTGACTGCAAATCAAGGAGTAAACCAACTGCATGGTGGCAAATTAGGGTTTGATAAACAACTGTGGCACATCCAATCTCAAGCTGACAAGCAGGTCACCTTTGCATTGATTTCTCCAGATGGAGATCAAGGATTCCCTGGTGAGCTCAAGATCGAAGTAACCTATAAACTCACTGATGACAATCAAGTTATTATCTCTTTTAATGCTATCACGACCAAAACAACCCCAGTCAATCTAACCAATCATGCTTATTTTAATTTGGATGGAGAAACTAGCAAAGATATCCTTAATCATACCTTACAAGTGAATGCTGACTTTTATTTACCCGTCGATCGCGACGGTATCCCAAACAGTGATTTAGTTAGCGTTAGCCAAAACGATATGGATTTACGTATACCAAGGCTAATCTCTGATAAATTACTCCAAAGCCCAGAAAGACAAATCACGAGTGGTTATGATCATGCTTATTTATTAGATAAATCACAACCCATTGCCGCTTATCTACTATCCGCCGATAAAAAAGTGAAGATGAATGTGACAACGACCCTACCTGCACTACAAATCTATACGGGTAATTTTTTACAACATACACCGAACAGGCTTAATGGTGAATATCATAATTTTGCGGGTATCGCGTTAGAAGCGCAGTTTCTACCAGATAGT
- the galK gene encoding galactokinase, whose protein sequence is MKELINKTSQAFETKFGYKPDTLIQAPGRVNLIGEHTDYNDGFVLPCAINYQTVISCHKRSDNLIRVIAVDYNNEQDEFSLDFTIEKHPKYQWANYVRGVVKHLKKHTDNIHGVDLAISGNVPQGAGLSSSASLEVAVAKMFQVLYDLPLDGTQLALIGQEAENQFVGCNCGIMDQLISALGQTQHALLIDCRSLEAFPVSIPEDFAVVIINSNIKRGLVDSEYNSRRQQCEAAAKALGVKALRDVTLDELKKIESKLDPIVFKRARHIITENERTLKAASALANSDYTFLSNLMAQSHNSMRDDFEITVPAIDYLVEIIHNKLGDQGGVRMTGGGFGGCVVALVPKNKVDDIKAVVNDNYAKKFGIKEDFYVCKPSKGVHALCL, encoded by the coding sequence ATGAAAGAATTAATTAATAAAACTTCGCAAGCATTTGAAACTAAATTTGGCTATAAACCAGATACGTTGATACAAGCACCAGGACGCGTAAATTTAATCGGGGAACATACAGATTATAATGACGGATTTGTGCTACCTTGCGCTATTAATTATCAAACAGTAATCAGCTGTCATAAACGTTCAGATAACCTGATTCGGGTCATTGCGGTTGACTATAATAATGAGCAAGATGAATTTTCATTGGATTTTACCATTGAAAAACATCCAAAATACCAATGGGCCAACTATGTACGCGGCGTAGTCAAACATCTAAAAAAACATACTGATAATATTCATGGCGTTGACCTCGCCATTAGTGGTAATGTACCACAAGGTGCGGGATTAAGCTCATCAGCATCCCTTGAAGTTGCTGTAGCTAAAATGTTCCAAGTTTTATATGATTTGCCATTAGATGGCACTCAATTAGCTTTGATTGGTCAAGAAGCCGAAAATCAATTTGTTGGTTGTAATTGCGGTATTATGGATCAACTTATCTCTGCACTGGGACAAACACAACATGCCTTATTGATTGACTGCCGATCGTTAGAAGCATTCCCTGTATCAATACCCGAAGATTTTGCAGTAGTAATTATTAACTCAAATATCAAACGTGGTTTAGTCGATAGCGAATACAATAGTCGCCGGCAACAATGCGAAGCAGCAGCTAAAGCTCTTGGGGTAAAAGCGTTACGCGATGTAACGTTAGATGAATTGAAAAAAATTGAAAGTAAGCTTGATCCTATTGTTTTTAAACGCGCTCGTCACATAATCACTGAAAATGAACGTACCTTAAAAGCCGCTTCAGCGTTGGCAAACAGCGACTATACATTTTTATCAAATCTTATGGCGCAAAGCCATAACTCTATGCGTGATGATTTTGAAATCACTGTGCCCGCCATTGATTATCTGGTTGAAATAATTCACAATAAACTTGGTGATCAAGGTGGTGTCCGCATGACAGGTGGCGGTTTTGGCGGTTGTGTCGTCGCACTCGTACCAAAAAATAAAGTTGATGATATCAAAGCAGTGGTTAATGATAATTATGCTAAAAAATTTGGTATCAAAGAAGATTTTTATGTTTGTAAACCAAGTAAAGGAGTGCACGCTTTATGCCTATAA
- the galT gene encoding galactose-1-phosphate uridylyltransferase translates to MDIFNPIDHPHRRYNPLTNQWVLVSPHRAKRPWQGQQEEINEEQKPSHDPTCFLCAGNKRVTGDINPDYKGTFVFTNDFAALMEDTPNSPINDDPLFQMQSAKGTSRVICFSPDHSKTLPELDLSAIERVIKTWITQQQELSKKYPWVQVFENKGSVMGCSNPHPHGQIWANSFLPNEIVREDLNMRNYYEKYQRNLLIDYVEKELINRERIVVETQYWLAVVPFWAIWPFETLLLPKTHIPQLTLLTSDQQSDLAIALKKLTSRYDNLFHCSFPYSMGWHGAPFMENKNDYWQVHAHFYPPLLRSATVKKFMVGYEMLAEVQRDLTPEQAAERLRNVSDVHL, encoded by the coding sequence ATGGATATTTTTAACCCAATTGATCATCCTCATCGTCGTTATAATCCATTGACGAATCAATGGGTACTTGTTTCACCACATAGAGCAAAACGCCCTTGGCAAGGACAACAAGAAGAGATAAATGAGGAGCAAAAACCAAGTCACGATCCAACTTGTTTTTTGTGTGCAGGTAACAAGCGAGTCACGGGTGATATCAATCCTGATTATAAAGGGACATTTGTATTTACCAATGATTTTGCTGCGTTAATGGAAGATACGCCAAATTCACCAATTAACGATGATCCACTGTTCCAAATGCAAAGCGCTAAAGGCACCAGCCGTGTTATCTGTTTTTCACCAGATCACAGTAAAACTTTGCCAGAACTGGATTTATCTGCCATTGAAAGAGTGATTAAAACATGGATCACTCAACAGCAGGAATTAAGTAAAAAATATCCTTGGGTACAAGTCTTCGAAAATAAGGGGTCAGTAATGGGGTGCTCTAACCCTCACCCGCATGGACAAATTTGGGCAAATAGTTTTTTACCCAACGAAATTGTACGTGAAGATCTCAATATGCGTAATTATTATGAAAAATATCAACGTAATCTATTAATTGATTATGTTGAAAAAGAACTAATAAATCGTGAACGAATTGTCGTTGAAACACAATATTGGTTGGCGGTGGTTCCTTTTTGGGCAATCTGGCCATTTGAAACACTTCTGTTACCCAAAACACATATTCCACAATTAACTCTGTTAACAAGCGATCAACAAAGTGATTTAGCTATTGCACTCAAAAAATTAACTAGTCGTTACGATAATTTATTTCACTGTTCTTTTCCTTATTCAATGGGTTGGCATGGTGCACCATTTATGGAAAATAAAAATGACTATTGGCAAGTTCATGCTCACTTTTATCCGCCTTTGTTACGTTCAGCGACAGTCAAAAAATTTATGGTCGGTTACGAAATGCTAGCCGAAGTACAACGAGATTTAACGCCAGAACAGGCAGCCGAAAGACTGCGTAATGTAAGTGATGTTCATTTATAA
- the galE gene encoding UDP-glucose 4-epimerase GalE, which yields MKILVTGGCGYIGSHTCVQLIQSGYTPIIIDNLFNSKASVLERIQTITGKPVVFYQGDVCDAKLLATIFKEHDIKAVIHFAGLKAVGESVYKPLEYYKNNVYGSIALMEAMRDAGVKQLVFSSSATVYGELAPVPYVETLPQGLPTSPYGKSKLMVEQCMMDLAVAEPDWSLTLLRYFNPVGAHPSGLMGEDPLGIPNNLMPYITQVAVGKRESLAVFGNDYPTEDGTCVRDFIHVVDLADGHIAALKADQNKAGIHIYNLGSGVGYSVLQVIKAFEKASGKPLNWHFAPRRAGDLPAFWADANKAKQILGWKTKLTLDDMVKDSWNWQSNNPQGYPD from the coding sequence ATGAAAATATTAGTAACTGGTGGTTGTGGATATATAGGTAGCCATACTTGTGTCCAACTAATTCAATCAGGCTATACACCAATTATTATTGACAATTTATTCAATAGTAAAGCCTCAGTATTAGAAAGAATACAAACTATCACAGGGAAACCTGTTGTCTTTTACCAAGGGGATGTTTGTGATGCAAAATTATTAGCAACAATTTTTAAAGAACATGACATCAAAGCCGTTATTCACTTCGCTGGTTTAAAAGCTGTTGGTGAATCGGTATACAAGCCACTTGAATACTATAAAAATAACGTGTATGGCAGCATTGCTTTAATGGAAGCGATGCGTGATGCTGGCGTGAAACAATTGGTATTCAGTTCTTCAGCTACCGTCTACGGTGAATTAGCACCTGTTCCTTATGTTGAAACGTTACCGCAAGGATTACCTACTAGTCCATATGGTAAAAGTAAACTTATGGTAGAACAATGTATGATGGATTTAGCCGTTGCCGAACCTGATTGGTCACTAACACTGCTACGCTATTTTAACCCAGTTGGTGCTCATCCTAGTGGGTTAATGGGTGAAGATCCTTTAGGCATTCCAAATAATCTGATGCCTTATATTACTCAAGTTGCAGTGGGTAAACGAGAGTCACTCGCTGTATTTGGTAATGATTATCCAACTGAAGATGGCACTTGTGTACGTGATTTTATTCATGTTGTGGATTTGGCTGACGGGCACATTGCCGCTCTAAAGGCTGATCAAAATAAAGCTGGAATTCATATTTATAATTTAGGTTCCGGTGTTGGCTACAGTGTTTTACAAGTTATTAAAGCTTTTGAAAAAGCCTCTGGTAAACCACTTAATTGGCATTTTGCACCTCGCAGAGCAGGTGATTTACCGGCTTTCTGGGCTGATGCTAACAAAGCTAAGCAAATATTAGGCTGGAAAACCAAACTTACGCTTGATGATATGGTAAAAGATTCATGGAATTGGCAATCTAATAATCCACAAGGTTATCCTGATTGA
- a CDS encoding MFS transporter translates to MNQNITSSLYNKNYWVFSLYFFLYFFIMGAYFPFFPVWLKMVGLDQASTGYVFSFISLFALVFQPIFGLISDKLGLKKHLLWIITLLLVLFGPFFIFIFGPLLKFNITLGAIVGGFYLGIVFSGGAPAIEALVEKISRRSGFEFGRSRMFGCFGWAICASFVGIMISKNVNAVYWLCSGFALILLVLVKIADPAKTSTTDVVEKMGLNKPEPFNLKLALDLLSMRKTWFFMLYIVGVACTYDVFDQQFANFFTSFFSSEQVGREAFGYVTTLGEFLNATVMFFAPIIVMKIGSKNTLLIAGAIMSIRITGSAFASTAIEVIILKTLHMFEAPLLLVGAFKYITTHFPIRLSATVYLIAFCFAKQLSIMFMSTFAGLMYVKIGFEGAYLVLGFIAFSFTLISSFTLSGCGPWDVFKYTRNQESDN, encoded by the coding sequence ATGAATCAAAACATTACCTCATCACTGTATAATAAGAATTATTGGGTGTTTAGCCTCTACTTTTTCCTCTACTTTTTTATTATGGGAGCCTATTTCCCATTTTTTCCTGTTTGGTTGAAAATGGTTGGACTAGATCAAGCAAGTACAGGATACGTTTTTTCATTTATTTCATTATTTGCGTTAGTTTTCCAACCTATTTTTGGCTTGATTTCAGATAAATTGGGATTAAAAAAGCATCTTCTTTGGATTATTACCCTGCTATTAGTATTGTTTGGACCATTCTTCATTTTCATATTTGGCCCTCTACTCAAATTTAATATCACACTAGGCGCAATTGTGGGTGGATTTTATCTAGGTATAGTGTTTAGTGGTGGGGCACCAGCAATAGAAGCTTTAGTTGAAAAAATTAGTCGTCGTAGCGGTTTCGAATTTGGTCGCAGTCGTATGTTTGGTTGTTTTGGATGGGCGATTTGTGCTTCGTTTGTTGGGATTATGATATCAAAAAACGTCAATGCTGTTTATTGGTTATGCTCTGGATTTGCACTGATTCTTCTAGTTTTAGTCAAGATCGCCGATCCAGCAAAAACCTCAACAACTGATGTTGTTGAAAAAATGGGATTAAATAAGCCTGAACCTTTCAATCTGAAACTGGCTTTAGATTTACTCAGTATGCGTAAAACATGGTTCTTTATGCTTTATATTGTTGGAGTGGCATGTACTTATGATGTGTTTGACCAACAGTTTGCTAACTTTTTTACTTCATTCTTTTCTAGTGAACAAGTTGGTCGTGAGGCATTTGGTTATGTCACAACACTTGGTGAATTTTTAAATGCTACGGTAATGTTTTTTGCGCCAATAATTGTGATGAAAATCGGCAGTAAAAACACCTTATTGATTGCGGGTGCAATCATGTCAATTCGTATAACCGGCTCAGCGTTTGCTAGCACTGCAATTGAAGTAATAATATTAAAAACATTGCATATGTTTGAAGCACCATTATTACTTGTTGGTGCCTTTAAATATATCACTACACATTTCCCTATCCGCTTATCAGCAACCGTTTACTTAATTGCATTTTGTTTTGCAAAACAATTATCTATCATGTTTATGTCTACTTTTGCGGGTTTGATGTATGTTAAAATCGGTTTTGAAGGGGCTTATTTAGTCCTTGGCTTCATCGCATTTAGTTTTACACTGATTTCTTCTTTTACGTTATCAGGATGTGGACCATGGGATGTTTTTAAATATACAAGAAATCAGGAATCAGATAATTAA
- a CDS encoding histidine-type phosphatase: MNNNQYQLDKVVILSRHGIRTPLQNTLAFLEKSSPLKWPSWDHAYGYLTTRGGVLEAFFGHYLSQWLEQKNINIEPENPDIYVYANSLQRTVATAQFLVNGAFAGYDIPIHHKYTIEKMDPIFDPSVQDDSPELKQAVLNDIEEADKAGAIFKNLAPAYQMVSDILEYPHSQLYAQYQCDFADIPYELYFKKNEEPELHGPLAIGICAVDAFLLQYYSAFPKDQIAWGKITSQEQWQQIIQIRNHYIDLVFHSKTIAQHISKLLINKIDDLLHNKQHKVNLLVGHDSTIAALLGALDFAPYQLPNQCENTPIGGMVIFQRYRHISSGKYFFKAEYVYQSFEQLYTGQAIDINNPPQHYQLQLENASFNSDGYYDWVDFAKRLNNNE, translated from the coding sequence ATGAACAACAATCAATACCAATTAGACAAAGTCGTTATATTAAGTCGTCACGGTATACGCACTCCGTTACAAAACACACTAGCATTTTTAGAAAAGTCCAGTCCATTAAAATGGCCTAGCTGGGATCATGCTTATGGTTATTTAACGACACGAGGTGGTGTATTAGAAGCTTTCTTTGGACATTATCTATCACAATGGCTTGAACAAAAAAATATTAATATTGAACCAGAAAATCCAGATATCTATGTTTATGCTAACAGCCTTCAAAGAACGGTAGCAACAGCCCAATTCTTGGTTAATGGCGCTTTTGCGGGTTATGATATTCCTATCCATCACAAATATACCATTGAAAAAATGGATCCGATTTTTGATCCAAGTGTGCAAGATGATTCTCCAGAACTAAAACAAGCTGTATTAAACGATATTGAAGAGGCTGATAAAGCTGGGGCAATTTTTAAAAATTTAGCGCCTGCTTATCAAATGGTTTCAGATATATTGGAGTATCCGCATTCACAATTATATGCTCAATATCAATGTGATTTTGCTGATATTCCTTATGAACTCTATTTTAAGAAAAATGAAGAACCTGAATTACATGGCCCATTAGCTATCGGAATTTGTGCTGTTGATGCTTTCTTATTACAATATTATTCTGCATTTCCAAAAGATCAGATTGCGTGGGGAAAAATCACCAGCCAAGAACAATGGCAACAAATAATACAAATTCGTAACCACTATATTGATTTAGTATTTCATTCGAAAACCATTGCTCAACATATTAGTAAACTATTAATCAATAAAATAGATGATTTACTGCATAATAAACAGCACAAGGTGAACTTACTTGTTGGTCACGATAGTACCATTGCAGCATTGCTCGGTGCTTTAGATTTTGCACCATACCAACTACCAAACCAATGTGAAAATACCCCAATCGGAGGAATGGTTATCTTCCAACGTTATCGCCATATATCATCTGGCAAATACTTTTTTAAAGCCGAATACGTTTATCAAAGTTTTGAACAACTTTATACTGGCCAGGCAATCGATATCAATAATCCACCACAACACTATCAATTACAATTGGAAAATGCTTCTTTCAATAGTGATGGTTATTATGATTGGGTAGATTTTGCAAAACGTTTGAACAATAATGAGTAG
- the nfsA gene encoding oxygen-insensitive NADPH nitroreductase — MQNKTINLICHRRSIRSYQSTALTNEQIESLVQAAQSAPSSNFLQCATIIRITDSENRSKLAHYSGDQSYINQASEFWVFCADFNRHFQIDPTIPLEKAEQLLVGCIDTAFMAQNTVIAAESLGLGTVYIGGLRNNIEKVTQLLALPKYVLPLFGLCIGYPDQNPDIKPRLPKELVFFENHYQPINHQLLAQYDTQMRQYYGHRLTNQKTNGWSDKIAETIIKGQRDFILNYLHKQGWITK; from the coding sequence ATGCAAAATAAAACAATTAATTTAATTTGTCATCGTCGTTCAATTCGGTCTTACCAATCAACGGCATTAACCAACGAGCAGATAGAATCACTTGTTCAAGCTGCACAATCGGCTCCAAGCTCCAATTTTTTACAATGCGCTACAATAATTAGAATCACTGATAGCGAGAATCGCTCAAAACTAGCACATTATTCGGGGGATCAAAGCTATATAAATCAAGCTTCTGAATTTTGGGTATTCTGTGCCGATTTTAATCGGCATTTTCAAATTGATCCAACTATTCCTCTTGAAAAAGCAGAACAACTTTTAGTGGGTTGCATTGATACTGCTTTTATGGCACAAAATACCGTTATTGCAGCGGAATCATTAGGTTTAGGCACGGTTTATATTGGTGGATTACGCAACAATATTGAGAAAGTAACACAATTACTTGCCTTACCTAAATATGTTCTTCCGCTTTTTGGGCTTTGTATTGGTTATCCTGACCAAAATCCAGATATAAAACCAAGATTACCGAAAGAATTAGTTTTTTTTGAAAATCACTATCAACCAATCAATCATCAATTATTAGCACAATATGATACTCAGATGCGTCAATACTATGGTCATCGACTGACTAATCAAAAAACAAATGGTTGGAGTGATAAAATTGCAGAAACAATTATCAAAGGGCAACGAGATTTCATTTTAAATTATTTGCATAAACAAGGATGGATAACTAAATGA
- the trmB gene encoding tRNA (guanosine(46)-N7)-methyltransferase TrmB, with amino-acid sequence MNEKLNSNNPEIKSKRTIRSFVLRQGRLTKGQEQALNNLWPLFGIEYHSNSPICFDENKPVVLEIGFGMGASLVEMARNAPDKNFLGIEVHKPGVGACLMAIEENQLSNLKVMCHDAVEVLENMIPNHSLDKVQIFFPDPWHKARHNKRRIIQPQFVQLIRQKLKVDGILHLATDWQNYAEHMLEVLTEAEGFENLSATGDYIPRPEERPITKFEKRGQNLGHGVWDLQFRKK; translated from the coding sequence ATGAACGAAAAATTAAATAGCAATAACCCAGAAATCAAATCCAAAAGAACTATCCGAAGTTTTGTATTACGACAAGGTCGTTTAACTAAAGGTCAAGAACAAGCATTAAACAATTTATGGCCACTATTTGGCATTGAATATCATTCAAACTCACCTATATGCTTTGATGAAAATAAACCTGTCGTTTTAGAAATAGGATTCGGCATGGGCGCATCATTAGTTGAAATGGCTCGAAATGCACCAGATAAAAACTTTCTAGGCATTGAAGTTCATAAGCCAGGTGTTGGCGCTTGTTTAATGGCTATTGAAGAAAACCAATTATCTAATTTAAAAGTAATGTGTCATGATGCGGTTGAAGTTTTAGAAAACATGATCCCTAATCATTCATTAGACAAAGTGCAAATCTTCTTTCCCGATCCATGGCATAAAGCAAGACACAACAAACGCCGCATTATTCAGCCACAATTTGTACAATTAATTCGGCAAAAATTAAAAGTAGACGGTATATTACATTTAGCGACCGACTGGCAAAATTATGCTGAACATATGTTAGAGGTTTTAACCGAAGCTGAAGGTTTTGAAAATTTATCAGCAACAGGCGACTACATTCCGAGACCCGAAGAGCGCCCTATTACCAAATTTGAAAAACGTGGCCAAAATTTAGGTCATGGCGTTTGGGATTTACAGTTCAGAAAAAAATAG
- a CDS encoding ribose-phosphate pyrophosphokinase yields the protein MPDMKLFAGNATPELAKRIANRLYTSLGDIVVGRFSDGEVNVQINENVRGEDVFIIQSTCAPTNDNLMELLVMIDAMRRASAGRITAVIPYFGYARQDRRVRSARVPITAKVVADFLSTVGVDRVLTVDLHAEQIQGFFDVPVDNVFGSPVILEDMLQRDFERPIVVSPDIGGVVRARAIAKLLNDTDMAIIDKRRQRANEAEVMNIIGDVADRDCILVDDMIDTAGTLCKAADALKARGAKRVYAYATHPIFSGKAVSNIKNSAIDEIVVCDTIPLTAEVKALKNVRQLTLSGMLAEAIRRISNEESISAMFHY from the coding sequence GTGCCTGATATGAAGCTTTTTGCTGGTAATGCCACACCCGAACTAGCAAAACGTATAGCTAATCGTCTTTATACTTCTCTTGGTGACATTGTCGTAGGCCGTTTTAGTGATGGTGAAGTAAATGTCCAAATTAATGAAAATGTCCGTGGTGAAGATGTTTTTATTATTCAATCAACTTGCGCGCCAACCAATGACAATTTAATGGAATTACTAGTAATGATTGATGCAATGCGTCGTGCATCTGCGGGTCGTATTACTGCTGTTATTCCATATTTTGGTTATGCGAGGCAAGATCGTCGAGTTCGTTCTGCTCGTGTGCCTATTACCGCTAAAGTCGTCGCTGACTTTTTATCAACCGTTGGTGTTGATAGAGTATTGACAGTCGATCTTCATGCTGAACAGATTCAAGGTTTCTTTGATGTGCCTGTTGATAACGTATTTGGTAGTCCAGTTATTTTAGAAGACATGTTGCAACGTGATTTTGAACGCCCAATTGTGGTATCACCTGATATTGGTGGTGTTGTTCGTGCGCGTGCGATTGCAAAACTTTTAAATGATACAGACATGGCCATCATTGACAAACGTCGTCAGCGTGCTAATGAAGCAGAAGTGATGAATATTATTGGTGATGTTGCTGATAGAGATTGTATCTTAGTTGATGATATGATTGATACCGCAGGTACACTTTGTAAAGCGGCCGATGCTTTGAAAGCGCGCGGAGCTAAAAGAGTGTATGCTTATGCAACGCATCCAATTTTTTCAGGCAAAGCCGTCAGTAACATTAAAAACAGTGCTATTGATGAAATTGTTGTTTGTGACACAATTCCATTAACTGCTGAAGTTAAAGCATTGAAAAATGTGCGCCAATTAACTTTATCAGGTATGCTTGCTGAGGCAATTCGTCGCATCAGCAATGAAGAATCAATTTCAGCAATGTTTCATTACTAA
- the pth gene encoding aminoacyl-tRNA hydrolase, producing MTTIKLIVGLANPGNEYAATRHNAGAWFVDQLAERYHQSLKNEPKFFGYSSRITLSGHDVRLLVPTTFMNLSGKAVQAMATFYQIKPEEILVAHDELDLNPGIAKFKFGGSHGGHNGLKDIASKLGNNLNFYRLRIGIGHPGDKNKVVGYVLNKPSKSEQELIDKAIDESVRCTEILLSDGIEAAMNRLHAFKA from the coding sequence ATGACAACTATTAAACTTATTGTAGGACTTGCTAATCCAGGCAATGAATATGCTGCAACTCGCCATAACGCGGGTGCGTGGTTTGTTGATCAATTGGCAGAACGATATCATCAATCATTAAAAAATGAACCCAAATTTTTTGGTTACAGTTCAAGGATAACTCTTTCTGGTCATGATGTACGTTTATTAGTGCCAACAACCTTTATGAATTTAAGCGGTAAAGCAGTGCAGGCTATGGCTACATTTTATCAGATTAAACCAGAAGAAATTCTTGTTGCACATGATGAACTTGATCTTAATCCAGGTATTGCCAAATTCAAATTTGGTGGCAGCCATGGTGGGCATAATGGTTTGAAAGATATTGCCAGTAAATTAGGTAATAATTTGAATTTTTATCGCTTAAGAATTGGTATCGGTCATCCTGGCGATAAAAATAAAGTGGTAGGCTATGTTTTAAACAAGCCATCTAAATCTGAACAAGAGTTGATTGATAAAGCGATTGATGAGTCAGTGCGTTGTACTGAAATTTTATTATCTGATGGTATTGAAGCTGCGATGAATCGATTGCATGCTTTTAAAGCCTAG
- a CDS encoding DUF3597 domain-containing protein: MGILNSIFSKIFPSAQAAVGNVTDAVKNQVNNITGNNKDTASTSQDQNQQNQQNQQNQTNQQSTGNQTSASNVDVMTILEDLAKKFPEKLNWKTSIVDLLKLLGLDNSLDARKKLAKELDYTGSTDDTAAMNTWLIKAVMKKIAEKGGNVAHLFS, translated from the coding sequence ATGGGTATCTTAAATAGTATTTTTTCTAAAATATTTCCAAGTGCACAAGCAGCAGTAGGTAATGTTACTGATGCTGTAAAGAATCAAGTCAATAATATTACTGGTAATAACAAAGATACAGCATCAACTAGTCAAGATCAAAATCAACAGAACCAGCAGAATCAACAAAACCAAACCAATCAACAAAGTACAGGAAATCAAACATCTGCATCAAATGTTGATGTTATGACAATTCTTGAAGACTTAGCTAAAAAATTCCCTGAAAAACTAAACTGGAAGACATCAATTGTTGATCTTTTAAAACTTTTAGGCTTAGATAACAGTTTAGATGCGCGTAAAAAATTAGCTAAAGAGCTTGATTATACAGGGAGTACCGATGATACAGCAGCTATGAATACATGGTTAATTAAAGCTGTAATGAAAAAAATTGCAGAAAAAGGCGGGAATGTAGCTCACCTTTTCTCTTAA